A window of the Microbulbifer aggregans genome harbors these coding sequences:
- a CDS encoding YrbL family protein, translating to MINLTGLSPFASGGNRHCYRHPQDAEKCVKVMRTGRVEELRRRAPWYKRIAGDDRFDDNLRELAGYRQRALRDAGDSSSAWRHLARWYGIEETSEGPGAVTQLIVDERGEPAVTLERYLQQHGLDESIEGALQRFAQWLRETGILTKNILPHNLVIRHENGRPELYLIDGIGCAAFLPMAEFFSSSRKSYIQRRIDRMWRRIRWELSDRNITWKEAERKSQ from the coding sequence GTGATCAACCTCACCGGCCTGTCCCCCTTTGCCAGTGGCGGCAACCGTCATTGTTACCGGCACCCGCAGGACGCCGAAAAGTGCGTCAAGGTGATGCGCACCGGCCGCGTCGAAGAGCTGCGACGCCGCGCCCCCTGGTACAAGCGGATCGCGGGCGACGACCGCTTTGACGACAATCTGCGCGAACTGGCCGGCTACCGGCAGCGAGCGCTGCGCGATGCCGGGGACAGCAGCTCAGCGTGGCGGCACCTGGCCCGCTGGTATGGCATTGAGGAGACCTCCGAGGGGCCGGGCGCAGTGACGCAGCTGATTGTCGACGAGCGAGGGGAGCCGGCGGTCACCCTGGAACGTTACCTTCAGCAGCATGGCCTGGACGAAAGCATCGAGGGAGCACTGCAACGCTTTGCCCAGTGGCTTCGGGAAACCGGCATCCTGACCAAGAACATCCTCCCCCACAACCTGGTGATCCGGCACGAGAACGGTCGCCCGGAACTCTACCTGATTGACGGTATCGGGTGCGCCGCCTTCCTGCCGATGGCGGAATTCTTCTCCAGCTCTCGCAAAAGCTATATTCAGAGACGGATCGATCGCATGTGGCGGCGTATCCGCTGGGAGCTCTCCGATCGCAACATCACCTGGAAAGAGGCTGAGCGCAAAAGCCAGTAA
- a CDS encoding mannose-1-phosphate guanylyltransferase/mannose-6-phosphate isomerase: MILPVIMAGGSGSRLWPLSRQLYPKQFLSLCGDQTMLQQTCSRLAGLQHLPPLLVCGEEHRFTVAEQLRVAQQNHSGIILEPAGRNTAPAVALAALHSLASGEGDPLLLVLAADHVIRDAAAFRQAVVEASNFAEEGALVTFGIVPTEPETGYGYIHRGAQRSSGSHSAFTVDRFVEKPDRATAEKYLQSQEYLWNSGMFLFRASRYIEELGRHRPDILSACERALAGASLDVDFIRPEQNAFLECPEDSIDYAVMEKTHDAVVIPLDCGWSDLGSWSALWEISDKDAHGNTASGDVILHDSRNCYVQSDSKLIALIGLDNLVVVESDDAIMVAAKHRVQEVKKIVELLKAENRPEAMVHRKVYRPWGFYDSVDAGERFQVKRIVVNPGAQLSLQMHHHRAEHWVVVSGTARVTCGDKQMLLSENQSTYIPLGIKHRLENPGTIPLELIEVQSGSYLGEDDIVRFEDRYSRS, translated from the coding sequence ATGATTTTGCCCGTGATAATGGCTGGCGGCTCAGGCTCTCGACTGTGGCCACTCTCCCGCCAGCTTTACCCAAAGCAATTCCTCTCTCTGTGCGGCGACCAGACCATGTTGCAGCAGACCTGTAGCCGGCTGGCCGGCCTGCAGCACCTGCCACCCCTGCTCGTCTGCGGCGAAGAGCACCGCTTTACCGTGGCCGAGCAGCTGCGCGTGGCTCAGCAAAACCACAGTGGCATTATTTTGGAACCGGCCGGCCGTAACACCGCGCCGGCAGTGGCCCTGGCCGCACTGCACAGCCTCGCCTCCGGCGAGGGAGATCCACTGCTGCTGGTGCTCGCCGCCGACCATGTCATCCGCGACGCGGCTGCTTTCAGACAAGCAGTCGTCGAGGCCAGCAACTTTGCCGAGGAGGGTGCACTCGTCACCTTCGGCATTGTCCCCACAGAGCCTGAAACCGGCTACGGCTATATCCACCGGGGAGCGCAACGAAGCAGCGGCTCTCACTCCGCCTTCACGGTGGACAGATTTGTGGAAAAGCCCGACCGGGCCACCGCAGAGAAATATCTGCAAAGCCAGGAATACCTCTGGAACAGCGGCATGTTTCTGTTTCGCGCCAGTCGCTATATCGAGGAGCTCGGCAGGCACAGACCAGATATATTGAGCGCCTGCGAGCGCGCCCTGGCCGGGGCGAGCCTGGACGTGGACTTTATTCGACCCGAGCAAAATGCATTTCTTGAATGCCCGGAAGACTCGATCGACTACGCCGTGATGGAGAAAACCCATGACGCGGTCGTGATTCCCCTGGACTGCGGCTGGAGTGATCTGGGCTCCTGGTCGGCTTTGTGGGAAATTTCCGACAAAGATGCCCACGGCAATACCGCCAGCGGCGATGTCATCCTCCACGACAGTCGCAACTGCTATGTACAGAGCGACAGCAAGCTCATTGCCCTGATCGGGCTCGACAATCTGGTGGTGGTCGAAAGCGACGACGCCATCATGGTTGCGGCCAAGCATCGCGTGCAGGAAGTAAAAAAAATCGTGGAACTGCTGAAGGCGGAAAACCGGCCGGAAGCCATGGTGCACCGCAAGGTGTACCGGCCCTGGGGTTTCTATGACTCGGTGGACGCAGGGGAGCGTTTTCAGGTCAAAAGGATCGTGGTCAATCCCGGCGCCCAGTTGAGCCTGCAGATGCACCACCACCGGGCCGAGCACTGGGTGGTTGTCTCCGGGACCGCCCGGGTCACCTGCGGCGACAAGCAGATGCTTCTCAGCGAGAATCAATCCACCTACATCCCGCTCGGCATCAAACACCGACTGGAGAATCCGGGCACGATTCCCCTTGAACTGATTGAGGTGCAGTCCGGCTCCTATCTCGGTGAGGACGATATTGTGCGCTTCGAGGACAGGTACTCCCGCTCCTGA
- a CDS encoding glycosyltransferase family 4 protein: MILITTQCFPPRRGGIENLMEGLADNLGQAGHKVLVLADHAEGDESSVAGAYDVRFFGGWKHWRRWRKAQALRSAIRGGDIEGVFADSWKSAELLSELDVPLAVLAHGMEFPANPSDAKRTRIQKALSVADCIIANSAYTASLVQPYLSGKSRLIVINPPIGPQADAERQALEALEKVTSGRAPVLLTLARLEPRKGVDAVIRALPAVRRHHPDVLYIVAGKGDDRARLEALAAEEGVADCVHFAGAVSDGEKAALFSRADLFVMPARREGDSVEGFGIVYREANWYGVPGLAGREGGAADAVIEGETGLLCNASDQADVTAHLLAMLDDSDGLRRMGKNAAELARGPGQWHMAIEQFLGALR; the protein is encoded by the coding sequence AGTTCTGGTGCTGGCGGATCATGCCGAGGGCGACGAGAGCTCCGTGGCCGGAGCCTATGACGTTCGTTTCTTCGGTGGCTGGAAGCACTGGCGCCGCTGGCGCAAGGCCCAGGCCCTGCGCTCCGCGATCCGCGGCGGGGATATCGAGGGCGTCTTTGCCGACTCCTGGAAGAGCGCCGAACTTTTGTCTGAGCTGGATGTGCCTCTGGCAGTGCTCGCCCACGGGATGGAGTTTCCCGCCAACCCGAGTGATGCCAAGCGGACGCGCATTCAGAAGGCTCTATCTGTAGCCGACTGCATCATTGCCAACTCCGCCTACACCGCCAGCCTGGTACAGCCTTATCTCAGCGGTAAGTCGCGCCTGATCGTCATCAACCCCCCGATCGGTCCGCAAGCGGATGCTGAACGACAGGCCCTGGAAGCCCTGGAAAAGGTTACCTCCGGGCGAGCCCCTGTATTGTTGACACTGGCCCGACTGGAACCACGCAAGGGTGTGGATGCCGTAATTCGGGCGCTGCCCGCGGTGCGCAGGCATCATCCCGATGTGCTCTACATCGTCGCCGGGAAGGGCGATGACCGGGCGCGGCTCGAGGCGCTCGCAGCAGAGGAGGGGGTCGCGGATTGTGTTCATTTCGCCGGAGCGGTCAGTGATGGGGAAAAGGCGGCACTTTTCTCCCGTGCGGACCTGTTCGTGATGCCCGCTCGGCGAGAGGGGGATTCGGTTGAGGGGTTTGGGATCGTTTACCGCGAGGCCAACTGGTACGGAGTGCCGGGCCTGGCCGGGCGCGAAGGTGGTGCCGCCGATGCGGTGATCGAGGGAGAGACGGGGCTGCTCTGTAATGCCAGTGATCAGGCCGATGTCACCGCCCATCTCCTTGCCATGCTGGATGACAGCGATGGGCTGCGGCGCATGGGGAAGAATGCCGCCGAACTTGCCCGAGGTCCGGGGCAGTGGCACATGGCGATCGAACAATTCCTCGGGGCCCTGCGTTAA